From Hydra vulgaris chromosome 07, alternate assembly HydraT2T_AEP, a single genomic window includes:
- the LOC136082706 gene encoding histone-lysine N-methyltransferase SETMAR-like, translating into MATQPTIIRSCLPYEFKLGWNATQAAKNICTAFGEGTVSERTAQKWFQRFSSGDESIEDLPRSIRPLLVDEDELKDAVESGSSQTCQELAVRFAVSVETIRLHLHAIGKAWKLSRWVPHKLSIDNKKQRLTICTSLLSRHNVEPFLNRLLTCDEKWIVYNNTKRCYHWLSPDDPIPKTPKPNLHERKVLLCIWWTTAGVVHYELLPTGHTITELVYSAQLQRVHDLLLVKQPALVHRRGVLLLHDNARPHTARVTQDKLRSLGWESLPHPPYSPDLSPTDFRFFLSLGNHLKGQQFRDQDAVEMELKAFIDSKDREFFRSGINKLVLRWEKVLDANGDYFDE; encoded by the coding sequence ATGGCAACCCAACCAACGATTATTCGATCTTGCTTACCTTACGAGTTCAAACTTGGATGGAATGCAACACAAGCGGCCAAAAATATCTGCACAGCATTTGGAGAAGGTACAGTAAGTGAACGCACAGCACAGAAGTGGTTTCAGCGATTCTCTTCGGGAGATGAGTCCATCGAAGACCTGCCGCGTTCTATACGCCCATTGTTGGTTGATGAGGATGAACTGAAGGACGCTGTCGAGTCTGGATCCAGCCAAACTTGCCAAGAACTTGCAGTGAGGTTTGCTGTGAGTGTTGAAACCATCCGCCTGCATCTGCATGCGATTGGGAAAGCGTGGAAGCTGAGTCGGTGGGTTCCGCACAAATTGTCGATTGACAACAAGAAGCAACGGCTTACGATCTGCACATCACTCTTATCACGCCACAATGTTGAGCCTTTTCTTAATCGTTTATTGACATGCGACGAAAAATGGATTGTGTACAACAATACCAAGCGTTGCTACCATTGGTTGTCCCCCGATGACCCCATCCCAAAGACACCAAAGCCCAATCTCCACGAGCGGAAGGTTTTGCTCTGCATTTGGTGGACTACAGCTGGTGTGGTGCATTACGAGCTGCTCCCAACAGGCCATACCATTACTGAACTGGTCTACTCAGCACAGCTGCAACGAGTGCACGACCTGTTGCTTGTAAAGCAGCCTGCACTGGTGCACAGGAGAGGAGTTCTGCTTCTCCACGACAACGCAAGACCGCACACCGCTCGCGTGACTCAGGACAAGCTCCGAAGCCTTGGTTGGGAGAGTTTGCCTCATCCACCATACTCGCCAGACCTCTCCCCTACTGATTTCCGTTTTTTCCTTTCCCTGGGAAATCATTTAAAAGGACAGCAGTTCCGAGACCAGGACGCGGTTGAAATGGAGTTGAAAGCTTTTATAGACTCAAAGGACCGAGAATTTTTTAGAAGTGGAATAAATAAGCTAGTTTTACGTTGGGAAAAGGTTTTAGATGCTAATGGTGACTATTTTGATGAATAA